One region of Azoarcus sp. CIB genomic DNA includes:
- a CDS encoding peroxiredoxin, with translation MNTTNTASAADFTLPATGGASVTLSALRGRKLVLYFYPKDNTPGCTNETADFRDHHAEFQAAGCDVFGISRDSLKSHENFKAKLDLPFELISDAQEAACNAFGVIKMKNMYGKQSRGIERSTFVIDSEGVVRREWRGVKVAGHAQEVLDLVKSL, from the coding sequence ATGAATACGACAAACACGGCGTCCGCGGCCGACTTCACGCTCCCCGCGACCGGCGGCGCGAGCGTCACCCTCTCGGCACTGCGCGGGCGCAAGCTCGTCCTGTACTTCTATCCGAAGGACAACACCCCCGGCTGCACGAACGAGACCGCCGACTTCCGCGACCACCACGCGGAATTTCAGGCCGCCGGCTGCGACGTCTTCGGCATTTCGCGCGACAGCCTGAAGTCGCACGAGAACTTCAAGGCCAAGCTCGACCTGCCCTTCGAGCTGATCTCCGACGCCCAAGAGGCGGCGTGCAACGCCTTCGGCGTCATCAAGATGAAAAACATGTATGGAAAGCAATCGCGCGGGATCGAGCGCAGCACTTTCGTCATCGACTCCGAAGGTGTCGTCCGGCGCGAGTGGCGCGGCGTGAAGGTGGCCGGCCACGCGCAGGAAGTGCTGGATTTAGTGAAGAGCCTGTAA
- a CDS encoding PhoH family protein, with the protein MTKRAPSSRNTKLFVLDTNVLMHDPTSLFRFEEHDVFVPIMTLEELDNNKKGMSEVARNARQASRMMDEIVSSCPADIADGIELKAPSRELATGKLFLQTEAINMALPAALPTAKGDNQILAVVMHLAERFPKRPVILVSKDINMRIKARALGLDAQDYFNDKVLEDTDLLYTGWRELPVDFWDTHGKGMESWKEDGRAYYRIKGPLVTSMLVNEFVFQDGESPLQAWVKERDGRSALIETLIDYAHNKNNVWGITARNREQNFALNLLMNPEIDFVTLLGQAGTGKTLLTLAAALTQVLEAKRYSEIIMTRVTVPVGEDIGFLPGTEEEKMAPWMGALEDNLDVLNGTAGEGGDWGRAATRDLIRSRIKIKSLNFMRGRTFINKFLIIDEAQNLTPKQMKTLITRAGPGTKVVCLGNIAQIDTPYLTEGSSGLTFVVDRFKDWPHSGHITLQRGERSRLADHAAEVL; encoded by the coding sequence ATGACCAAACGCGCGCCAAGCAGCCGGAACACCAAGCTCTTCGTCCTCGACACCAACGTGCTGATGCACGACCCGACCAGCCTGTTCCGCTTCGAGGAGCACGACGTGTTCGTGCCGATCATGACGCTGGAAGAGCTGGACAACAACAAGAAGGGCATGTCCGAAGTTGCCCGCAACGCGCGGCAGGCGAGCCGCATGATGGACGAGATCGTGAGCTCGTGCCCGGCCGACATCGCCGACGGCATCGAACTCAAGGCCCCGTCGCGGGAACTCGCGACGGGCAAGCTCTTCCTGCAGACCGAAGCGATCAACATGGCCCTGCCGGCGGCCCTGCCGACCGCGAAGGGCGACAACCAGATCCTCGCGGTGGTGATGCATTTGGCCGAACGCTTCCCCAAGCGGCCGGTAATCCTCGTCTCCAAGGACATCAACATGCGCATCAAGGCCCGCGCGCTGGGCCTCGACGCGCAGGACTACTTCAACGACAAGGTGCTGGAGGATACGGACCTCCTCTACACCGGCTGGCGCGAACTGCCAGTCGATTTCTGGGACACCCACGGCAAGGGAATGGAGTCCTGGAAGGAGGACGGAAGGGCCTATTACCGCATCAAGGGTCCGCTCGTGACCAGCATGCTGGTCAATGAGTTCGTGTTCCAGGACGGCGAATCACCGCTGCAGGCGTGGGTGAAGGAACGGGACGGGCGCAGCGCCCTGATCGAGACGCTGATCGACTACGCCCACAACAAGAACAACGTGTGGGGCATCACGGCGCGCAACCGCGAACAGAACTTCGCGCTCAACCTGCTGATGAATCCGGAGATCGACTTCGTCACCCTGCTGGGCCAGGCGGGTACCGGCAAGACGCTGCTGACGCTCGCCGCGGCCCTGACGCAGGTGCTCGAAGCCAAGCGCTACTCGGAGATCATCATGACCCGGGTGACCGTGCCGGTCGGCGAGGATATCGGCTTCCTTCCGGGCACCGAGGAGGAGAAAATGGCGCCGTGGATGGGCGCGCTCGAGGACAACCTCGACGTGCTCAACGGCACGGCGGGCGAAGGCGGCGACTGGGGCCGCGCGGCCACACGCGACCTGATCCGCTCGCGCATCAAGATCAAAAGCCTGAACTTTATGCGCGGGCGCACCTTCATCAACAAGTTCCTGATCATCGACGAGGCGCAGAACCTGACGCCGAAGCAGATGAAGACGCTGATCACGCGCGCCGGCCCCGGCACCAAGGTGGTATGTCTCGGCAACATCGCGCAGATCGACACGCCCTACCTCACCGAAGGCAGCTCGGGCCTGACCTTCGTCGTCGACCGCTTCAAGGACTGGCCGCACTCCGGTCACATCACGCTGCAACGCGGCGAGCGCTCGCGCCTGGCCGATCACGCAGCGGAAGTGCTCTGA
- a CDS encoding DUF294 nucleotidyltransferase-like domain-containing protein, with translation MPAAAPEMLVGASSDFLTRFSPFNRMEPEALEFLAERATLAFHARGSEILTPEMGQPTHFHIVQRGKVQARQLGPASVTDYAAMTLGPGECFPIGAISAQRPSTNAYVAVKDSFVFQLPAEDFLKLMQMSPVFHVFCTQYIASLLNQSRQQLQSTFAQRAAEQQTMTTPLGQLVKKAPIFVTPDSSIRAALEKMSEMRIGCMVITDAEQKPLGILTQSDLLPRVVLPGLDLQRPIGDVMTATPHVMSASDSAYDAALEMATHGVRHLLVVDSDGRLKGVVSERDLFTLQRIGLRQIRSSIEGADDLEALQRASRDIRQLALNLIAQGIGAEQLTQFISALNDALTCRIIDLARARHDLYGIDYAWLAFGSEGRHEQTLSSDQDNGIIYACPDGADQAALKNRLLACAKEVNENLAACGFPLCKGNIMASNPELCLTLEEWKGRFGDWIREPDPQALLNATIFFDYRVLCGNERLGDQLRAWLNRTAKAYSNFLRLMASNALQVAPPLGRIRDFVVEDDGTIDLKKSGARLFVDVARILALRADVASSSTVQRLRQAGNRMGMPAEEIAALIDGFHFIQLLRLRAQHLDTEHDAPGDNCIDPDTLNELDRRILKEAFRQARKLQLRLKLDYQL, from the coding sequence ATGCCCGCTGCCGCCCCGGAAATGCTGGTTGGAGCCAGTTCGGACTTCCTCACGCGCTTCTCGCCGTTCAACCGGATGGAGCCGGAGGCGCTCGAATTCCTCGCCGAACGCGCGACCCTGGCGTTCCACGCGCGCGGCAGCGAAATCCTGACGCCGGAGATGGGGCAGCCGACGCACTTCCACATCGTGCAGCGCGGCAAGGTACAAGCCCGCCAGCTCGGCCCGGCGAGCGTCACCGACTACGCCGCGATGACGCTCGGACCGGGCGAATGCTTCCCGATCGGCGCGATCTCGGCGCAACGTCCCTCCACCAACGCCTACGTCGCGGTGAAGGACAGCTTCGTATTCCAGCTGCCGGCGGAAGACTTCCTCAAGCTCATGCAGATGAGCCCCGTCTTCCACGTCTTCTGCACGCAGTACATCGCCAGCCTGCTCAACCAGTCGCGCCAGCAGCTGCAGAGCACCTTCGCGCAGCGAGCGGCCGAGCAGCAGACGATGACGACGCCGCTCGGCCAACTGGTGAAGAAGGCGCCGATCTTCGTCACGCCGGACAGCTCGATCCGCGCCGCGCTCGAGAAGATGTCCGAGATGCGCATCGGCTGCATGGTGATCACCGACGCCGAGCAGAAACCGCTCGGGATCCTCACGCAAAGCGACCTGCTGCCCCGCGTCGTGCTGCCGGGCCTCGACCTGCAGCGTCCGATCGGCGACGTGATGACCGCAACGCCACACGTCATGTCGGCTTCCGACTCGGCCTACGACGCCGCCCTCGAAATGGCGACGCACGGCGTGCGCCACCTGCTGGTGGTCGACTCCGATGGCCGGCTGAAGGGCGTGGTTTCCGAGCGCGACCTGTTCACGCTGCAGCGCATCGGTTTGCGCCAGATCCGCTCCAGCATCGAAGGTGCGGACGACCTCGAAGCCCTGCAGCGCGCCAGCCGCGACATCCGTCAGCTCGCGCTCAACCTCATCGCCCAAGGCATCGGCGCGGAGCAGCTGACGCAGTTCATCTCGGCGCTCAACGATGCCCTGACCTGCCGCATCATCGACCTCGCGCGCGCAAGGCACGACCTTTACGGCATCGATTACGCATGGCTGGCCTTTGGCTCGGAAGGCCGCCACGAGCAGACGCTGTCGTCCGACCAGGATAACGGCATCATCTATGCCTGCCCCGACGGCGCGGACCAGGCCGCGCTGAAGAACCGCCTGCTGGCCTGCGCCAAAGAGGTGAACGAGAACCTCGCCGCCTGCGGCTTCCCGCTGTGCAAGGGCAACATCATGGCGAGCAATCCCGAGCTGTGCCTCACGCTCGAGGAATGGAAGGGGCGCTTCGGCGACTGGATCCGCGAACCCGACCCGCAGGCCCTGCTCAACGCGACGATCTTCTTCGACTACCGCGTACTATGCGGCAACGAACGCCTGGGCGACCAGCTGCGCGCGTGGCTCAACCGCACGGCGAAGGCCTACTCCAACTTCCTGCGCCTGATGGCGTCGAACGCGCTGCAGGTCGCGCCGCCGCTCGGGCGCATCCGCGATTTCGTCGTCGAGGACGACGGCACGATAGACCTGAAGAAGTCGGGGGCACGCCTGTTCGTCGACGTCGCACGCATCCTCGCGCTGCGCGCCGACGTCGCATCGAGCAGCACCGTGCAGCGGCTGCGCCAGGCGGGCAACCGGATGGGCATGCCAGCCGAGGAGATCGCCGCGCTGATCGACGGCTTCCACTTCATCCAGCTGCTGCGCCTGCGCGCGCAGCACCTCGACACCGAACACGACGCGCCGGGCGACAACTGCATCGACCCGGACACGCTCAACGAACTCGACCGGCGCATCCTCAAGGAAGCGTTCCGGCAGGCCCGCAAGCTGCAGCTGCGGCTGAAGCTCGACTACCAGCTATGA
- a CDS encoding 3'-5' exonuclease gives MNWLTRLLGTRTDTASLDAALRDAIASWEALPAPELGSAHFETRYVVINTEATGLDLDKDRLLAVAAIAIDREHLSPHDSYYAPLEPDAATALTNLLTFAGKGPVVVFNASFNRSLLERALDEHLGLTPDWTWLDLHWLLPALYDEHIDGPARLADWMKAFGIETFQRHHALGDAWAIAQLMLAAQARARALGLNTPRSLADLEHSRRQLRRHG, from the coding sequence ATGAACTGGCTCACCCGCCTGCTCGGCACCCGCACGGACACGGCCTCGCTCGACGCCGCGCTGCGCGACGCCATCGCAAGCTGGGAGGCGCTTCCGGCGCCCGAACTGGGCAGCGCGCATTTCGAGACGCGCTACGTCGTCATCAACACCGAGGCCACCGGACTCGACCTCGACAAGGACCGCCTGCTCGCGGTCGCGGCGATTGCGATCGACCGCGAGCACCTGTCGCCGCACGACAGCTATTACGCCCCACTGGAGCCCGATGCGGCGACGGCGCTGACGAATCTGCTCACGTTTGCCGGGAAAGGCCCGGTCGTGGTCTTCAACGCGTCGTTCAACCGCAGCCTGCTCGAACGCGCGCTCGACGAACACCTCGGTCTCACGCCCGACTGGACCTGGCTGGACCTGCACTGGCTCCTGCCTGCCCTCTACGACGAACACATCGACGGACCGGCCCGCCTTGCCGACTGGATGAAAGCCTTCGGCATCGAGACGTTCCAGCGCCACCACGCGCTGGGCGACGCCTGGGCGATCGCACAGCTGATGCTGGCCGCGCAGGCGCGCGCACGCGCGCTCGGTCTGAACACCCCACGCAGCCTGGCGGACCTGGAACACAGCCGCCGACAGTTGAGGCGCCACGGATGA